From Candidatus Neomarinimicrobiota bacterium, the proteins below share one genomic window:
- a CDS encoding sodium/glutamate symporter — MNPWDVSINFKDFILDFSFLSLFLLMGTALRRYVPFFQKYLIPNNILAGFLGLILGPQILGYIFKDFSFADYSYVPLNSDRLGVYVYHILALTFIAMGLRKEKTSWGKGPLSTSFTGLFCFLGQAVIGLLIAFLLIYTIEPDLFPGIGMLVTMGFGMGPGLAYSMGRSWEQFGFEGGGQVGLTFAAIGYLFAFFGGIWLIQWGIKHKKTKLINSVDDITSDIRMGVYKKGEQPSAGKLPLASEAIESMAFQIAMIGFVYLLTYYTVYLLTGWMERSGLEGFVATVWSFHFIFAIIISLIVRKVMDWQNRSYVIDTGLMNRLAGASIDYLVVSSIAAISVTIVAKYWVSILTMSIFAGVYTALIIYWAVYRAFDDYPFERFIGIFGEKTGTVNSGLVLIRVTDPEFKTNAAEDLIYGGAITIFLGLPLLVIMNFPMTMFNNSLRGYIITLGIFIAYWLFLLILWRAIGFLKFKKVID, encoded by the coding sequence ATGAATCCATGGGATGTTTCGATCAATTTTAAGGATTTTATCCTGGACTTCTCGTTTTTAAGTCTGTTCCTTCTTATGGGGACCGCCTTGCGGCGCTATGTCCCCTTTTTCCAGAAGTATCTGATTCCCAACAATATACTGGCAGGCTTTCTGGGACTCATTCTCGGTCCGCAGATTCTGGGATATATTTTTAAGGATTTTTCTTTTGCTGACTATTCCTATGTTCCCCTAAACAGCGACCGTCTGGGTGTTTATGTCTATCACATCCTGGCACTTACCTTTATCGCCATGGGACTCCGGAAAGAAAAGACTTCCTGGGGAAAAGGACCGTTGAGTACCAGTTTTACCGGACTTTTCTGCTTTCTGGGTCAAGCGGTTATTGGATTGCTGATTGCATTCCTTCTCATTTATACTATTGAACCGGATTTGTTCCCCGGCATTGGTATGCTGGTTACCATGGGATTTGGAATGGGACCCGGACTGGCATACTCCATGGGACGGAGTTGGGAACAGTTTGGATTTGAGGGCGGTGGACAGGTTGGACTTACCTTTGCCGCCATTGGCTATCTCTTCGCCTTTTTCGGGGGGATCTGGCTGATTCAATGGGGTATCAAACATAAGAAAACCAAACTGATCAACTCAGTGGACGACATTACCAGTGATATCCGTATGGGGGTATACAAAAAGGGTGAACAACCCAGTGCAGGTAAACTCCCCCTGGCATCCGAAGCCATTGAATCCATGGCATTTCAAATAGCTATGATCGGCTTTGTGTACCTGTTAACCTATTATACCGTCTATCTGCTTACAGGTTGGATGGAACGGAGCGGACTGGAAGGATTCGTCGCTACAGTGTGGAGCTTCCACTTTATCTTTGCCATTATCATCAGTCTTATTGTCCGGAAAGTGATGGACTGGCAAAATCGCAGTTATGTGATTGACACTGGACTCATGAACCGCCTGGCCGGTGCTTCCATTGACTATCTGGTGGTGAGTTCTATCGCTGCTATCTCTGTCACCATTGTTGCTAAATACTGGGTGTCTATTCTTACGATGTCGATATTTGCCGGTGTTTACACTGCCCTTATTATCTATTGGGCTGTCTACAGAGCTTTTGATGACTATCCTTTTGAACGGTTTATCGGAATTTTCGGAGAAAAAACCGGAACAGTTAATTCAGGGCTGGTCCTGATCCGGGTCACTGACCCGGAATTCAAGACAAATGCAGCAGAAGACCTGATCTATGGCGGGGCAATCACCATCTTTCTCGGACTTCCTCTCCTTGTGATTATGAATTTCCCTATGACGATGTTCAATAATTCTTTAAGGGGATATATTATCACTCTCGGCATCTTCATCGCTTACTGGCTTTTTCTCCTCATCCTCTGGCGTGCTATCGGTTTCCTGAAGTTCAAAAAAGTAATTGATTAA